A single window of Thermodesulfatator atlanticus DSM 21156 DNA harbors:
- the rbfA gene encoding 30S ribosome-binding factor RbfA — MKGHRNRRMADFIQEEISQIVREELSDPELQEMITISKVEVTPDLRLARVFYQVHGGEEKEAAAARGFKRASSYIRKLLAGRMHTRFVPEIEFVIDKRSAEEERLEELFARIRHE; from the coding sequence ATGAAAGGACACCGCAACCGCCGCATGGCGGATTTCATACAGGAAGAAATCTCGCAGATCGTGAGGGAAGAGCTTAGCGACCCTGAGCTGCAGGAGATGATCACCATCTCAAAAGTGGAAGTGACGCCTGATTTGCGCCTGGCGCGTGTTTTTTACCAGGTTCATGGCGGCGAAGAAAAAGAAGCAGCGGCCGCCAGGGGCTTTAAAAGGGCCTCTTCGTACATCAGAAAGCTTCTTGCAGGGCGCATGCACACCCGCTTTGTGCCGGAAATCGAGTTCGTAATTGATAAACGCTCGGCTGAAGAAGAACGTCTCGAAGAGCTATTTGCACGCATACGCCATGAATAA
- the truB gene encoding tRNA pseudouridine(55) synthase TruB — MKDGVLVIDKPEGLSSTKVVEKVKRKLKVRKAGHGGTLDPFATGVLPVCLGKGTKIAQFILEGDKEYEGTLELGLETDTYDITGEVLARREVPENLSLEDIQKVFDEFVGVIEQAPPAYSAAKLHGRPLYKYAREGLKVEKPPKKVEILAFEALKFDPPYVEFRVYCGKGTYLRSLVHDVGQKLGCGAVLVKLRRLRKGPFTIEQAVTLEELEKKSPDEIEDYIIPISKALEFIPAVTVGDELAAKIRHGRPLAISAVANMVRLQKVPQRPRVPWLRLLTPAGDLVAVLEYPEDLHASGYVKMVRVFS, encoded by the coding sequence ATGAAAGACGGTGTGCTGGTGATAGATAAACCAGAAGGCCTTTCTTCAACAAAAGTCGTAGAGAAAGTAAAAAGAAAACTCAAAGTACGCAAAGCAGGCCACGGTGGCACTTTAGACCCTTTTGCAACCGGGGTACTGCCTGTTTGTCTTGGTAAAGGAACCAAAATTGCCCAGTTTATCCTTGAAGGTGACAAAGAATACGAAGGCACCCTTGAGCTCGGCCTTGAAACAGACACATACGACATTACCGGCGAGGTTCTTGCGAGACGCGAGGTCCCTGAGAATCTTAGCCTTGAGGATATTCAAAAGGTCTTTGACGAGTTTGTCGGGGTTATTGAGCAGGCCCCACCTGCTTATTCTGCAGCCAAGCTTCACGGTCGCCCGCTTTATAAATACGCCCGGGAGGGGCTAAAAGTAGAAAAACCCCCGAAAAAAGTGGAAATACTTGCCTTTGAGGCCTTGAAGTTTGATCCCCCTTATGTGGAGTTCAGGGTTTATTGTGGCAAGGGGACTTATTTGCGTTCCCTGGTGCACGACGTCGGGCAAAAACTTGGTTGCGGGGCGGTGCTTGTTAAGCTGCGTCGCCTGCGCAAAGGCCCTTTTACCATTGAGCAGGCCGTGACCCTTGAAGAACTGGAAAAAAAGTCTCCTGATGAAATAGAAGATTATATTATCCCGATTTCAAAGGCCCTTGAATTTATCCCTGCGGTAACAGTTGGGGATGAGCTTGCTGCGAAGATTCGCCACGGAAGGCCCCTTGCTATCTCAGCGGTGGCCAACATGGTAAGGCTTCAGAAAGTGCCGCAGCGGCCGCGGGTGCCTTGGTTGCGTCTGCTTACTCCTGCGGGAGATCTGGTGGCAGTGCTTGAGTATCCTGAAGACTTGCACGCTTCAGGTTACGTAAAAATGGTTCGGGTGTTTTCCTAA
- the infB gene encoding translation initiation factor IF-2, giving the protein MSKVRIYDLARELGMQPKDLVEEVRKLGYDIKSHSSTVEDYEADRIRRELARGSNADSKKAEPAENDHTSEPKKRVVVIRRSREEAKEEQKEAQEAQEVHQEAQPKPEKKLKIKLVIKKPVKKEEPKGEPKEKPEEKKPEQAEIAKPEEKPPVEKEISKKEIREEKPEETKQEKEVAAKELPPEKQPEKAPAKEEKRRGPRVVAKTVGVVKREVVMPKKAKPERPERPERPAKGKKPRRVVTEFERRPKKEAKEAAPPTPEPEKKKKKKKRQVVELDDFRKKAAKKKAAAGARPKSEREEILEELELMRELEAPTEELLAKEEELARATEKEKAVTKKEETKEPERPSTLPPKEKKIKVYESIQVGELAKAMGVKASDVIRKFMELGTMVTINQSIDPETAAIVAAEFGYEVEQAAIEEEQLLEYTPPSPEELKPRPPVVTVMGHVDHGKTSLLDAIRQTDVVSREAGGITQHIGAYKVKLPSGQEITFIDTPGHEAFTHMRARGAQVTDIVVLVVAADDGVMDQTREAIDHARAAGVPIVVAINKIDKPEANPERVKSELAELGLVPEDWGGETLFAEISAKKKIGIEDLLELILLQAEMLELKAAPDRPARGRIIESRLDKGRGPVATVIVQEGTLKEGDPFVAGVTYGRVRAMLDERGRRVKAAGPATPVEVLGFHEVPQAGDDFIVMPDEQKARKVAEYRARKQREAEAAREAKISLDKLFEKLKEGEIKELKVVLKADVQGTLEALQDSLRKLATDEVRVNVIRSGIGAITESDIMLASASNAIVIGFNVRPTSQAKRLAEQEKVEVRFYDVIYKLIEDVKKAMSGLLEPEYEERIVGVAEVRATFRVPKVGTVAGCYVKEGKLERGAKVRLLRDNVVVYTGKISSLKRFKEDVKEVVAGYECGVGLENFNDIKVGDIIEAFEMVEIKREL; this is encoded by the coding sequence ATGAGTAAAGTAAGAATTTATGATTTAGCCAGAGAACTTGGGATGCAACCCAAGGATCTTGTAGAAGAAGTGCGTAAGCTCGGCTACGATATAAAATCACATTCAAGTACTGTAGAAGACTATGAAGCAGATCGTATTCGCCGAGAATTAGCCCGTGGCTCTAATGCTGACTCTAAAAAAGCTGAGCCTGCCGAGAACGACCATACGTCTGAGCCTAAAAAACGTGTGGTGGTAATTCGTAGATCAAGAGAAGAAGCTAAAGAAGAACAAAAAGAAGCTCAAGAGGCTCAAGAAGTACACCAGGAAGCTCAACCAAAGCCGGAAAAAAAACTCAAGATCAAGCTTGTTATCAAAAAGCCAGTTAAAAAAGAAGAACCTAAAGGCGAGCCAAAAGAAAAACCCGAAGAGAAAAAGCCAGAACAAGCCGAGATCGCAAAGCCCGAAGAGAAACCCCCTGTAGAAAAAGAAATTTCTAAAAAAGAAATACGCGAAGAAAAGCCTGAAGAAACTAAGCAAGAGAAAGAAGTTGCTGCTAAAGAATTGCCCCCAGAAAAACAGCCTGAAAAAGCCCCGGCCAAGGAAGAGAAAAGGCGCGGCCCAAGAGTGGTAGCCAAGACCGTAGGTGTTGTTAAGCGCGAAGTAGTGATGCCCAAAAAGGCCAAGCCCGAGCGCCCTGAACGCCCGGAGCGCCCTGCCAAGGGGAAAAAGCCGCGCAGAGTGGTTACTGAGTTTGAAAGAAGACCCAAAAAAGAAGCGAAAGAGGCGGCTCCTCCAACTCCAGAGCCGGAGAAGAAAAAGAAAAAGAAGAAAAGACAAGTTGTTGAGCTTGACGATTTCCGTAAAAAAGCAGCTAAAAAGAAAGCCGCGGCAGGGGCAAGGCCCAAGAGCGAACGCGAGGAGATCCTAGAAGAACTTGAGCTCATGCGCGAGCTTGAAGCTCCTACCGAAGAGCTTCTTGCCAAAGAAGAAGAGCTGGCTCGTGCTACCGAAAAAGAAAAAGCCGTAACCAAAAAAGAAGAAACCAAAGAGCCTGAACGTCCTTCAACTCTTCCTCCCAAAGAGAAGAAAATCAAAGTCTATGAGTCCATCCAGGTGGGAGAGTTGGCCAAGGCCATGGGGGTTAAGGCCTCTGATGTCATTCGCAAGTTCATGGAACTTGGCACTATGGTCACCATCAACCAGTCTATCGACCCAGAAACCGCGGCTATCGTGGCAGCAGAATTCGGCTACGAAGTAGAACAAGCAGCCATTGAAGAAGAACAACTCCTTGAATACACGCCACCTTCTCCTGAAGAGCTCAAACCTCGTCCGCCGGTGGTAACCGTTATGGGCCACGTTGACCACGGAAAAACTTCTTTGCTTGATGCTATTCGGCAAACAGACGTTGTTTCGCGCGAAGCAGGAGGAATTACCCAGCACATAGGTGCGTATAAAGTTAAGCTTCCAAGTGGTCAGGAGATTACCTTTATCGACACGCCAGGGCACGAAGCCTTTACCCACATGCGGGCTCGTGGTGCCCAGGTTACAGACATCGTAGTCCTGGTGGTAGCAGCAGATGACGGGGTTATGGATCAAACCAGGGAAGCCATTGACCACGCCAGGGCTGCAGGGGTGCCCATTGTGGTGGCCATCAACAAAATAGACAAGCCCGAGGCTAATCCTGAGCGCGTAAAAAGTGAGCTTGCAGAACTTGGGCTTGTGCCAGAAGACTGGGGTGGAGAGACGCTTTTTGCGGAGATCTCTGCCAAGAAGAAAATAGGCATTGAAGATCTCCTTGAGCTTATCCTACTCCAGGCAGAGATGCTTGAACTCAAAGCCGCCCCTGATAGACCGGCAAGGGGTCGCATTATTGAATCTCGTTTGGACAAAGGCCGTGGTCCGGTAGCCACGGTTATTGTGCAGGAAGGGACCCTTAAAGAAGGAGATCCTTTTGTGGCAGGGGTTACCTATGGCCGTGTGCGTGCCATGCTTGATGAGCGCGGACGCAGGGTGAAAGCGGCAGGCCCTGCCACGCCGGTTGAAGTCCTGGGTTTTCACGAAGTGCCTCAGGCAGGTGATGATTTCATAGTGATGCCTGATGAGCAAAAGGCCCGTAAGGTGGCGGAATATCGGGCACGCAAGCAACGTGAGGCTGAGGCGGCCCGAGAGGCCAAAATCTCCCTTGATAAACTCTTTGAGAAACTCAAAGAGGGTGAAATTAAAGAGCTCAAAGTGGTGCTTAAGGCCGATGTCCAGGGTACCCTTGAAGCCCTTCAGGATTCTTTGCGCAAACTTGCCACAGACGAAGTGCGCGTAAATGTTATTCGCTCTGGTATCGGGGCCATTACCGAAAGCGACATCATGCTGGCTTCGGCTTCTAACGCCATTGTCATTGGTTTTAACGTACGGCCGACCTCTCAGGCCAAGCGGCTTGCTGAGCAAGAAAAGGTCGAAGTGCGTTTCTACGACGTTATATACAAGCTTATCGAAGACGTGAAAAAGGCCATGAGTGGCCTTCTTGAACCAGAGTATGAAGAACGCATCGTGGGTGTGGCAGAAGTGCGCGCAACCTTTAGAGTGCCTAAAGTTGGCACCGTGGCAGGTTGTTACGTAAAAGAAGGTAAGCTTGAGCGCGGTGCCAAAGTACGCCTCTTGCGTGATAACGTTGTGGTTTATACCGGGAAAATCTCTTCGCTTAAGCGCTTCAAAGAGGACGTAAAAGAAGTGGTAGCAGGTTACGAATGTGGCGTTGGTCTTGAAAACTTTAACGACATCAAGGTCGGCGATATTATCGAAGCCTTTGAAATGGTTGAAATAAAACGAGAGCTTTAA
- a CDS encoding DHH family phosphoesterase yields the protein MNNLAEIARILSNKDNFFLATHVNPDGDGIGSLLALALALKERGKTVWPYLADEIPDFLTWLPGRELIRYELPQGRDWVAIVLDCGEASRLGKEAGAFVRGLSNVIVCDHHEISGTLGSIRHVEITFATAAIIFKLLELLKHPLDPNIATNLYVAIFSDTGGFRYQQTNAETFFMVQKLIEAGVSPSDIAARLTENFSLARFCLLKIALARLKILAEGKVAVSYLSAKDYENCKAKKADSDDFATMFRTIRGVEVSALVKEYHPGEITVSLRSRGQVNVATFAVQFGGGGHRFAAGFKQKGLLAELLSRLTKELEALFS from the coding sequence ATGAATAATCTTGCTGAGATCGCCCGTATCCTGTCAAACAAAGACAATTTTTTCCTGGCAACCCACGTGAATCCAGATGGCGATGGTATTGGCTCTCTTCTTGCCCTGGCCCTTGCTTTAAAGGAAAGGGGCAAAACCGTGTGGCCATATCTGGCAGATGAAATACCTGATTTTTTGACCTGGCTCCCTGGCCGGGAGCTAATTCGCTACGAACTTCCCCAAGGGAGAGACTGGGTTGCCATTGTGCTTGATTGCGGTGAGGCCTCTCGGCTGGGGAAAGAAGCCGGGGCCTTTGTAAGAGGCCTTTCTAACGTCATTGTTTGCGACCACCACGAAATTAGCGGCACCTTGGGAAGCATTCGCCACGTAGAGATAACCTTTGCCACCGCAGCGATAATTTTTAAGCTCCTAGAACTTTTAAAACATCCCCTTGATCCAAATATCGCCACCAATCTTTACGTGGCGATTTTTTCAGATACAGGTGGTTTTCGCTACCAGCAAACCAATGCCGAGACCTTTTTCATGGTCCAGAAATTGATCGAGGCGGGAGTTTCTCCCTCAGATATTGCCGCGCGTCTTACGGAAAATTTTTCGCTTGCCAGGTTTTGCCTTTTAAAGATTGCCCTTGCGCGGCTTAAAATCCTTGCTGAAGGTAAAGTGGCTGTCTCTTACCTCAGCGCCAAAGACTATGAGAACTGCAAGGCGAAAAAGGCTGATTCCGACGATTTTGCCACTATGTTCCGCACCATCCGGGGAGTAGAAGTAAGCGCCTTGGTAAAGGAATACCACCCCGGAGAGATAACTGTTAGTTTGCGAAGCCGCGGGCAGGTAAACGTGGCCACTTTTGCCGTACAATTTGGTGGTGGCGGGCATCGTTTTGCTGCAGGATTTAAGCAAAAGGGACTTCTTGCAGAACTTTTATCCCGTTTAACGAAAGAACTGGAGGCTCTTTTCTCATGA
- the rpsO gene encoding 30S ribosomal protein S15 yields the protein MAFDAEVKREIIEKFARHPNDTGSPEVQIALLTARIKHLEQHFKIHKKDHHSRRGLLKLVGQRRRLLNYLKKTDFERYRNIVKALGLRA from the coding sequence ATGGCATTTGATGCAGAGGTAAAAAGAGAGATTATCGAAAAGTTTGCGCGGCATCCTAACGATACGGGAAGCCCTGAGGTCCAAATTGCGCTTCTTACCGCCCGTATCAAACACCTTGAGCAACACTTTAAAATTCACAAAAAAGACCATCATTCCCGTCGAGGCTTACTTAAACTCGTTGGTCAGCGCCGCAGGCTTCTTAACTACCTTAAAAAGACTGACTTTGAACGCTACCGGAATATCGTAAAAGCACTAGGCCTTAGAGCTTAG
- the pnp gene encoding polyribonucleotide nucleotidyltransferase, whose product MHRVETEISGRKFVLETGKVAKQAHGAVWASYGDTVVLVTVVASDEAKDMDFLPLSVEYQEMYYAAGRIPGSYFRREVGKGSEKEIITARLIDRPIRPLFPKGWRYETQVMATVLSLDPEVDPDIVAITAASAALEISHIPFAGPIAAVRVGRVNGEFVLNPTASQLKESEMNLVIVGSDEAIVMVEGMAKEVPEEVVQEALFFAHENLKPLLELQRKLREAAGRPKIAFEEPQPDEALKAKVRELSEEGLKQVITTAKKVERNKKRKEVFKALLAALGEEAQGREAEVREYFEEFEKELLRAMLLKEGRRIDGRKPDEIRPIWAEVSVLPRTHGSVIFTRGETQVLTVATLGSPEEEQRIDMPGEEVHKHFILHYNFPPYCVGEVKPLRGPSRREIGHGMLAERALTPVIPPEEEFPYTIRVVSDVLESNGSSSMATVCGATLSLMDAGVPIKDMVAGIAMGLIKEDDHVVILTDILGDEDRMGDMDFKVAGTEKGVTALQMDIKISGITEEIMARALAQAKEARKFILGKMREVLDKPREKLSAYAPKVLTVTISPEKVRDLIGPGGKTIKGIIAACGDVKIDVDDKTGLVRIYSSSAEAAEKAAKLVKEVTQEAEVGKLYLGRVTRIADFGAFVEIFPGTEGLVHISQLDNRRVKNVTDILREGDEVLVKVIDIDKMGRIKLSRKAALSESIKETNQRDTEEKEA is encoded by the coding sequence ATGCACAGGGTAGAAACAGAAATTTCAGGGAGAAAATTCGTGCTGGAAACAGGAAAAGTCGCCAAACAGGCCCATGGGGCTGTTTGGGCCTCCTATGGAGACACCGTAGTTCTTGTTACCGTTGTTGCTTCAGACGAAGCAAAAGACATGGATTTTCTCCCTTTAAGCGTGGAATACCAGGAAATGTACTACGCGGCTGGCCGGATTCCTGGAAGCTATTTCAGGCGGGAAGTAGGCAAGGGAAGTGAAAAAGAAATCATAACCGCGCGTTTGATTGACCGTCCCATTAGGCCCCTTTTCCCAAAGGGTTGGCGTTACGAGACCCAGGTGATGGCTACCGTGCTTTCCCTTGATCCTGAAGTTGATCCAGACATTGTTGCAATTACAGCGGCTTCAGCAGCACTTGAGATCTCTCACATACCCTTTGCCGGGCCTATTGCCGCGGTAAGGGTAGGGCGTGTAAATGGTGAGTTTGTCTTAAATCCTACGGCCTCGCAACTGAAAGAAAGTGAGATGAACTTGGTCATTGTAGGAAGCGATGAGGCCATTGTAATGGTCGAAGGTATGGCCAAAGAAGTACCCGAGGAGGTAGTACAGGAGGCACTCTTTTTTGCCCATGAAAATTTAAAGCCTTTGCTTGAGCTTCAGCGCAAGCTTCGTGAGGCAGCTGGCAGGCCGAAAATCGCCTTTGAGGAACCGCAACCTGATGAAGCGCTCAAGGCCAAGGTGCGTGAGCTTTCCGAAGAAGGCCTTAAACAGGTCATCACCACGGCCAAAAAAGTCGAGCGCAACAAAAAGAGAAAAGAAGTTTTCAAGGCCCTTTTGGCAGCGTTAGGGGAAGAGGCCCAGGGGCGTGAGGCAGAAGTCAGGGAATACTTCGAAGAGTTTGAAAAAGAGCTTTTGAGGGCCATGCTTCTTAAAGAAGGCCGCCGCATTGATGGCCGCAAACCCGATGAAATCAGACCTATTTGGGCTGAAGTTTCCGTGCTTCCGCGCACCCACGGTTCGGTCATTTTTACCCGTGGCGAAACCCAGGTGCTCACCGTAGCCACGTTGGGTAGCCCTGAAGAAGAACAACGCATTGACATGCCTGGCGAAGAAGTGCATAAGCACTTTATCCTGCACTATAATTTCCCGCCCTATTGTGTGGGAGAAGTAAAACCCCTGCGCGGGCCTTCCCGGCGTGAGATTGGCCACGGGATGCTTGCTGAGCGGGCGCTAACTCCCGTGATTCCCCCTGAAGAAGAGTTCCCATACACCATTCGGGTGGTCTCTGACGTGCTTGAGTCAAATGGTTCTTCATCCATGGCCACGGTTTGTGGGGCAACCCTTTCTCTTATGGACGCAGGCGTGCCGATCAAAGACATGGTGGCAGGCATTGCCATGGGGCTAATCAAAGAAGACGACCATGTGGTCATCCTTACGGATATCCTCGGGGATGAAGACCGCATGGGGGATATGGATTTTAAGGTGGCGGGCACGGAAAAAGGCGTTACCGCCCTTCAGATGGACATAAAGATTTCCGGTATCACCGAAGAGATTATGGCAAGGGCTTTGGCCCAGGCCAAAGAGGCCCGTAAGTTCATTTTGGGCAAGATGCGAGAGGTGCTTGATAAACCGCGGGAGAAACTTTCAGCTTACGCGCCCAAGGTGCTCACGGTGACCATTAGCCCTGAAAAGGTGCGTGATCTTATCGGCCCAGGCGGAAAAACCATCAAGGGCATTATCGCCGCTTGCGGTGACGTAAAGATAGACGTTGATGATAAGACCGGTCTAGTGCGGATTTATTCTTCTTCTGCTGAGGCTGCTGAGAAGGCGGCTAAGCTCGTTAAAGAGGTAACCCAGGAAGCAGAGGTTGGAAAGCTTTATCTGGGAAGAGTCACCAGGATTGCAGATTTCGGGGCTTTTGTGGAGATTTTCCCTGGCACCGAGGGCCTGGTGCATATTTCGCAGCTTGATAACCGCAGGGTTAAAAACGTAACCGACATTTTGCGTGAAGGTGACGAAGTCCTGGTCAAGGTGATAGACATCGACAAAATGGGCCGTATTAAGCTTTCCCGCAAGGCAGCGCTTTCAGAATCCATTAAAGAAAC
- a CDS encoding YlxR family protein yields MEKARKRHVPQRSCIICKEKKDKHKLLRLVLDERGRVLFDADHRLPGRGAYVCPEDTCVAKLLTKHGDKRLRYAFKGKAKELPQKTIDEILARLRGQ; encoded by the coding sequence ATGGAGAAAGCTCGTAAGCGGCATGTTCCTCAGAGATCGTGTATTATTTGCAAGGAAAAAAAAGACAAGCACAAGCTTTTGCGCCTGGTGCTTGATGAGCGGGGGCGAGTGCTATTTGATGCGGATCATAGGCTGCCAGGAAGAGGGGCTTATGTATGCCCTGAGGATACCTGTGTGGCCAAACTTTTGACCAAACACGGAGACAAAAGGCTCCGTTACGCATTTAAGGGAAAAGCTAAAGAATTGCCACAAAAAACTATAGACGAGATTTTGGCAAGACTAAGGGGGCAATAA
- the rimP gene encoding ribosome maturation factor RimP, whose translation MCPLFCYGDMERQEVIKKVWELAEPVILSLGLELVDVEFQREPRGWVLRLYIDKPGGVTLGDCVQVSEILSDLLDAKDFIHHQYHLEVSSPGVDRPLRRREDFSKFAGDKVKIQLKEALEGRKNFTGLLRGIEGEEVLVEIDGKVWRLPYGKIKKANIKYEFDV comes from the coding sequence GTGTGCCCACTTTTTTGTTATGGAGACATGGAAAGACAGGAAGTTATCAAAAAAGTTTGGGAGCTTGCAGAACCTGTAATTCTTAGCCTTGGGCTTGAACTTGTAGATGTTGAGTTTCAGCGAGAGCCCCGGGGCTGGGTGTTGCGCCTCTATATTGACAAGCCTGGGGGCGTTACCCTGGGGGACTGTGTCCAGGTTAGTGAAATTTTAAGTGATCTGCTTGATGCCAAAGATTTTATTCATCATCAGTATCACTTAGAGGTTTCGTCTCCAGGGGTAGATCGGCCTTTGCGCCGCCGGGAGGATTTTTCAAAGTTTGCAGGCGACAAAGTAAAAATACAACTAAAAGAAGCCCTAGAAGGGCGCAAAAATTTTACCGGTCTTTTGCGTGGTATTGAGGGCGAAGAGGTGCTTGTTGAAATAGACGGCAAGGTGTGGCGTCTTCCCTATGGGAAGATAAAAAAAGCGAATATAAAGTACGAATTTGACGTCTGA
- a CDS encoding DUF503 domain-containing protein, producing the protein MVVGIVKVSLHIPETRSLKSKRQVVKKLIQRVNGRFKNLAVSEVADQDLWQKAVIGISAVGPDSRLVNSLLDKVLDYMEEFEDFEIIQADIDIINM; encoded by the coding sequence ATGGTAGTGGGAATCGTTAAAGTTTCGCTTCATATTCCAGAAACACGTTCTTTAAAGAGTAAAAGGCAGGTAGTTAAAAAACTTATCCAGCGGGTAAACGGCCGCTTTAAAAATCTCGCGGTCTCTGAGGTGGCTGATCAGGACCTTTGGCAAAAGGCCGTAATAGGCATTTCTGCCGTGGGTCCTGATAGCCGCTTGGTGAATAGCCTGCTTGATAAAGTTTTGGATTACATGGAAGAATTTGAAGACTTTGAAATTATCCAGGCAGACATAGACATCATCAACATGTAG
- the nusA gene encoding transcription termination factor NusA, producing MAGEIKKLIDLFSKEKGIPREVIIQALEEGMKAAARKKFGSRAIVDAQYNEETGDIEVYRFRKVVEKVEDPETEISLEEARELDPEVQVGDEVGTIVDIRDMGRIAAQLAKQILTQKVRGAERELIYEEYKDRVGQIVSGFVHRFDRGNIIVQLGRAEAILPVTEQIPTERYKRGDRIRALIIEVNKSGRDPQIVLSRTHPDFLKKLFELEVPEIREGIVKIISVAREPGSRAKMAVVSSDPDVDPVGACVGLKGSRVQAVVQELKGEKIDIIPWNPDPARLVYNALAPAECTRVIVDEDNKTLEVIVPDDQLSLAIGKQGQNVRLASKLMGWRIDVMSETQYMRRQDPAFQEMLSLEGMTEEIAAKLYDKGIKSVKELAEADVEQVADLARIKNSEAEALIEAAQKFLAEKGETAEAQEDTAVESQVESEAQ from the coding sequence ATGGCCGGAGAAATAAAAAAACTTATAGACTTGTTTAGCAAAGAGAAGGGTATCCCTCGGGAAGTAATTATTCAGGCCTTAGAAGAAGGAATGAAGGCTGCTGCCCGCAAAAAGTTTGGCTCACGAGCCATTGTTGACGCCCAATACAACGAAGAAACAGGCGATATCGAAGTATATCGTTTTCGCAAAGTAGTAGAAAAAGTAGAAGACCCTGAGACCGAAATTTCCCTTGAAGAAGCAAGAGAGCTTGACCCAGAGGTTCAGGTAGGTGACGAAGTCGGGACAATTGTTGATATCAGGGATATGGGGCGCATTGCAGCCCAGTTGGCCAAACAGATCCTTACCCAGAAAGTCCGTGGAGCAGAACGCGAGCTTATCTACGAGGAATATAAAGACCGTGTTGGCCAGATCGTAAGTGGTTTTGTGCATCGTTTTGACAGGGGTAACATCATTGTTCAGCTGGGTCGTGCAGAAGCTATTTTGCCTGTTACCGAACAAATCCCTACCGAAAGATACAAACGCGGGGACCGTATCCGCGCGCTTATTATCGAAGTAAACAAATCTGGCAGGGACCCTCAGATTGTTCTTTCGCGCACCCACCCTGATTTTCTAAAAAAGCTCTTTGAGCTTGAAGTACCAGAAATTCGCGAAGGCATTGTCAAAATTATTTCTGTTGCTAGAGAACCAGGAAGCCGCGCCAAAATGGCGGTAGTTTCTTCGGACCCTGATGTTGATCCCGTAGGTGCCTGTGTGGGGCTTAAAGGTTCAAGGGTTCAGGCGGTGGTCCAGGAACTTAAGGGCGAGAAAATAGACATTATTCCGTGGAATCCTGATCCCGCACGCCTGGTTTACAATGCCCTTGCTCCTGCAGAGTGCACCCGGGTCATCGTGGATGAAGACAACAAGACCCTTGAGGTCATTGTCCCTGACGATCAGCTCTCTCTTGCCATAGGTAAACAGGGGCAAAATGTACGTCTTGCCTCAAAGCTGATGGGCTGGCGAATAGACGTCATGAGTGAGACCCAATACATGCGGCGCCAGGATCCCGCTTTTCAGGAGATGCTTTCGTTAGAAGGTATGACTGAAGAAATTGCTGCCAAACTCTATGACAAGGGGATAAAGTCTGTCAAAGAACTGGCTGAAGCTGATGTGGAGCAAGTGGCCGATTTAGCACGGATTAAGAATTCAGAGGCTGAAGCCCTGATTGAAGCTGCGCAAAAATTTTTGGCAGAAAAGGGTGAAACAGCCGAAGCGCAAGAGGATACCGCTGTCGAAAGCCAGGTAGAGTCAGAGGCGCAGTAA